The following nucleotide sequence is from Citrus sinensis cultivar Valencia sweet orange chromosome 6, DVS_A1.0, whole genome shotgun sequence.
GTGGTTACATATGTTTCATTAAGTTTCTCTTCACAAGAATTGCGTTTACATGTTTAAAGGAGAAAGGCAATGGCGGCAAGCTAACTGTTTATTCTCTTCTACTTTTTATTACCTCTGTAACAGAGGTCGGTGGTAACGGCCATATTACATTTCTTTAAGCAACCTCTTTTCATGTTAATTACATGCTCTTAAACACTTATATATACTAAGGCTGCAGGAAGCTTTCACATAATCAACAACATTGTCATACAAAATATGTCCAACGAACAAGACGATGAAAGAAGGCTGTATCAATGTGTGAGGAAGTACAAAATAATTGTGAAGCAGGTATTTGTGTAACAAGGATACTTACAATATAAGCAACCATTACATTCTATAATATTGTAGCTTATTTATTTGCAATGCTTAGCTCTATGTAATTGGAAAGTGACTGAAACTTTTTCGGCTCGACCCACAGTTTGATGAGCTGATTGAGATGATGAGTGCCAGGACAAAACCACCAAAACGAAGAAGAGTAGCCTCTGTAAGTTTCTTTTTAAGCTATAATTGCAGCTTGTTTATGCATTTCAACATTACCATATTTGGCATACTTTTGCGTGTTAATAGTTTGGTTTCTTGGTTTTTTATAGAGATGTGGAGGAAGCAGCAGCAATGCTGCTACTACTACTGCCCCTGCGTCCTCAAGTCAGCCAGACCAAAATGAGGTATTTGTGCAGACGATATCGAGGTTTCTCCAGGATCTGAGAACTGAGTCCGACTCTACAACAGATCCTCATGGTTTGTCAAGCACAAGAAATCAAAAATAGCTAACTAACTATGATTTTAAGATTGGAAAGAAAGGCTCCGGAACCAGAAATATGTAATTTCATCAGCATCTGACTATTGTATCTGATCATCCAATATTTATGAATGGAAGATGGAGGTACAACCCGAAAGTTGGGGAGACTATCTACCGTCTAACAGGACTATTCAACTTCTGATTTTGCCTTTGTGTGCACAAAAGAATCTCAAGATAAAATATTGCACTATGACTTATTGCAGCTCTATCtgttcaaaaaagaaaaaaaatgcactAAGAGCAAGAGGTtctccaaattttaaaaaaaaattacattattgaGCATCAAGCAGCTGAAATATCTAACCAACCTTTTCCATTATATACCAGAAACCCACAAGAAATGGAAACAGCATGCTGTTGTTACATGGATCCCCTTtagctgaaaaaaaaaaaaaaaaatactatgcCCAGACCACAGTGTACATGGATGAGAAGAATGATGGTATACTGAAAAAAAATGGCCTTTCGTAGTTGAATAACTTCTTCCTGGAAGTTGCGAACTCATTGGGCAAAACTTATGACTACAACTTCTATCAGGCAACCACTGACTAGTTGCTACGTCATGATACATAATTCTGGTGAAATCTATTCAACCTTTCAGAAACCAGTTTATCTATCATGAGCTGCACTTCATCTTCTGAGCCTCAAGCTGCTGATTTAAGACTTTTATCCTTTCAAGCAAGGCTTTATTTTcctagaaataataaaaacttgttaaaaaatatcaaaatcaaatgaagaaaaggaaagaaaattgagGTGACTATACTCGGAACATAATAAATGCTTTTGATGAAATCTTTAGGCCTTGTTAAGAAAAGCCAGAGTGAAGTTCATTTCAACTGGAGCAAAGTATTTAATACACTGATCAAGTTATTTCATGCAAAACTGACTAAATCTTGGTGTTCCCTAAGTGGCAGAACGAGAAAATATTTGAGggataagaaattaaatactaAACAAATTTCAAAGGTTTTGCCTATAGGGGAAGAAACAGTAGTAGCCGACATTGAGAAATGAGAGATTGTGGCATTAAAGTGTCACCTTTTGAAGCATTACAATTTTTTGGTTGATGTTAGCAGGATCCTTGATCTGCTTCTCAAAAGATTCCTTAACCTGTTAAATGTAACAAATATTATTCAGTCCCAATGTGTACAATACAAACTCAATATTTCGGCTCCTAAATACAAAAATGAGTAGTTTTCTGCAGGCATATTGTTACCTAAAACACAAGCTCAAAATATAGTAtaatattgaacaaaattgAATAGTTGTTCACAACTGCATTTGCTTAAACCCAGGGATAATGGTAATCCGATAATATTTCACTAATAACATCTTTAAAATTCAATGCCTGCTTTGTACTTTATGTCTAAGTCCTTTTACCAGTCGTCATACTGGAAATGtccaatgaaaaattaaagaattaattttaccGAACAGTTTGCACAACATGATAACTCAGACGCAACTCAATGAGTATTGGTGCTAATGGAAGAATAGATGACTTGCCGGACTCAATTCATCTGTTCAGACCAATATAAACTGACTATAAACATTAGAAAGATAcccattaacaaaattaatctaatcCGGCAAATCCAACTGTTATGCGAAGTAAACCTAACTAAACGTGACAGGGAAAGGCAAAATACAGCATGAAAATTTCCCACCACAGATCTTATTTCTAACTAACTGACAATCAATGCATTCTTTAAAACACCTAGAAATCATTATAATCCTAATTAATCACAACAGAAACATTGCCATGACCTGAACAACTGAATTCATACCCTGTTTAGTTCTTGAGTACACTTGGTTACCCTCTCCACTTGTTTATCATATTTGAGTCTCCATTCTGCAGACTCATCCATTGCCTCCCTATTTGCAAGATCAAACTGTCtcctaaaatattacaattccACAAGAAAACCCATTTCTTACAATTACAAGAAAAGGGCAAAATcagtaaagaaagaaaacttgtaaaacaaaaaataaaagaaaacctgAGCAACTCAGTGTCAGCAGAAGAAACAGTATAATCGATAATCCAGAGCCTCAAGTAAACGGCGGTACCCATTAACATAACTATCACCAAACCCACTAACACGCGCGCCCTCCTCCCCCTCATgtcttaattttcttgtttggtGTCTCTCTTTCTTACTCGCTCTCTGTTATTCGCTTTGCCTAACAAAGACAAGACGACGCCCCAGGTAAGACGTTCGTCTCATGATAAGCAGACTTGTTAACCGGCGTCATTCGGGTGAATCGGGTGCTCTTGATGTTTGCTTGCCATCCCCTTCTTTACGTTTCCTAAATCACATCGTTTCGTTTGTTACGATGAGCTTTGAATTGTTCCCCTTTCCAAACCATAAtgacataaatatatttagttttcttttaattgattacAAGTTgaatattaagaaaataaaaaattttgatggatttttttattaagaattagaaggaaatattaaataaattaaaagaattaaaattttattgaaagcaaTTGTCTACCCGTAGAGATGGCTAGGGTGGGTTAAGGATGCGTTTGAAATTGAGTTTGGgtagctgtagcttaaaagttacagtaataaagtatttaataaatattatttgtctGTGAATTAGAaattatgttgatataattttttacttgtataataaaaaatttattacatctttaataattttatcaaaattattatttaaaatttatatttactatatattattaatttttgtttcatagttacagttttttttccacaacaactataacttttaagataCAGCACCTTAATTCTAAACGcaccctaaaaaaaaatatctgtATAGTTGATCCAAAACGGTGCAATaggttttaaaattaaaaaaagatcagtttatatgagaaaaatttaaaaaaaattaaaacataaagaaaattactgttagtattaaaaaatcatacaaAATCAATTCggtttaaattattattttaacaaaaaattaacggTTCAATTCGATTTAAAACTGAATCGAActgttaaattgataatttatttttttattaattttaaagaaaatgaacatTATTGTAAGAGGGTAATACTTTAAAAgcaagccaaaagaaataacaaataatggcagggatgtcaataatttaacgATAGGGATGCTTT
It contains:
- the LOC102610699 gene encoding uncharacterized protein LOC102610699, with translation MSNEQDDERRLYQCVRKYKIIVKQFDELIEMMSARTKPPKRRRVASRCGGSSSNAATTTAPASSSQPDQNEVFVQTISRFLQDLRTESDSTTDPHGLSSTRNQK
- the LOC102611005 gene encoding uncharacterized protein LOC102611005, encoding MRGRRARVLVGLVIVMLMGTAVYLRLWIIDYTVSSADTELLRRQFDLANREAMDESAEWRLKYDKQVERVTKCTQELNRVKESFEKQIKDPANINQKIVMLQKENKALLERIKVLNQQLEAQKMKCSS